Proteins from a genomic interval of Rubinisphaera italica:
- a CDS encoding AAA family ATPase — protein MNWEQLKMKSLEDITAWAETQSWCLAMSECAQDAEWHSEGDVWTHTKMVLDQLFELEEWPSLSNHEQIVLIFTALFHDVAKPLTTEVDSETGRVRSPKHAVKGEHVARKVLRELECDLATREEIARLVRYHGRPAFLLEREEPAHEVVRLSWLVNNKLLYLFALADTRGRDTESMSRPEENLYFWKMMAQESNCYTQPFSFANDHARFLFSQQQKPNLHYVPHEDYSCTVTLMVGLPGSGKDTWLSRHRHDFPVVSLDDIRDELDVDPTDNQGQVAQLARERCRELLRAGTSFAFNATNTMKLTRTRWVDLFADYNARIEIVFLEPKFDHILRQNKSRSKVVPDRVIHRLAEKCEPPTWLECHQLIVTDGQSHQA, from the coding sequence ATGAACTGGGAACAACTCAAAATGAAATCCCTGGAGGACATTACCGCTTGGGCAGAAACCCAATCGTGGTGTTTGGCGATGTCCGAATGCGCTCAGGATGCAGAGTGGCATTCGGAAGGTGATGTCTGGACGCACACAAAAATGGTGCTGGATCAACTATTCGAGCTTGAGGAGTGGCCTTCACTTTCAAATCATGAGCAAATCGTTCTGATCTTTACTGCATTATTTCACGATGTCGCCAAACCTCTGACAACGGAAGTTGACTCGGAGACAGGTCGTGTTCGCTCACCAAAACACGCAGTGAAAGGAGAACACGTGGCTCGAAAAGTTCTTCGAGAACTGGAGTGTGATCTGGCGACACGTGAAGAGATCGCCCGGCTGGTTCGTTACCACGGACGTCCTGCATTTCTACTGGAGCGAGAGGAGCCGGCTCATGAAGTGGTTCGTCTTTCATGGCTGGTTAATAACAAGCTTCTGTACCTGTTTGCATTGGCGGACACTCGAGGTCGAGATACTGAATCGATGTCGCGACCGGAAGAGAATCTGTATTTCTGGAAGATGATGGCACAGGAGTCCAATTGTTATACCCAGCCGTTTTCTTTCGCAAATGACCATGCCCGCTTTTTATTTTCCCAGCAGCAGAAGCCCAATCTCCATTATGTTCCGCATGAAGATTATTCATGCACTGTAACACTGATGGTCGGTCTTCCCGGCAGCGGCAAAGATACCTGGCTGTCCCGGCATCGTCACGATTTTCCCGTGGTTTCGCTCGATGATATTCGTGATGAACTAGATGTGGATCCAACTGACAACCAGGGACAGGTCGCACAACTCGCGAGAGAACGTTGCCGGGAGTTACTCCGCGCAGGAACGTCCTTTGCCTTTAACGCGACAAACACGATGAAACTGACGAGAACCCGCTGGGTTGATCTCTTTGCAGATTACAATGCAAGAATCGAGATAGTATTTCTAGAGCCAAAATTTGATCATATTCTTCGACAAAACAAATCCCGCAGCAAAGTTGTGCCAGATAGAGTTATCCATAGGCTGGCTGAGAAATGTGAACCGCCAACATGGCTAGAATGTCATCAACTGATTGTAACAGATGGTCAATCGCATCAAGCTTGA
- a CDS encoding ATP-grasp domain-containing protein, producing MIIYVESLYAPTIAEMVGRRLLDLPEDWLVKLPYEFRHRDIQLMTLGEARKLSRPRFIKPPNDKSFTAQVYETGANLPLDYENDQAVLVIEPVQWRSEFRCFCLDGNVLTLSPYLRNGVLAKGTNYEATEFEFNQAIEFAEKALSATMSFTPRAVVIDVGQIEGQGWSVVEANAAWGSGIYGCNPDLVLDVIRCSTIRV from the coding sequence GTGATTATTTACGTTGAGTCTTTATATGCACCAACGATTGCCGAAATGGTTGGTCGCAGATTACTCGATCTTCCGGAAGACTGGCTGGTAAAATTACCTTATGAATTCCGCCATCGAGATATTCAATTAATGACATTGGGGGAAGCAAGAAAACTAAGTCGACCTCGTTTTATCAAACCTCCCAATGACAAATCATTCACGGCTCAAGTCTATGAGACTGGAGCGAATCTTCCATTAGATTATGAAAATGATCAAGCAGTATTAGTCATTGAACCTGTTCAGTGGCGATCCGAGTTTCGTTGCTTTTGTTTAGATGGCAATGTGTTGACACTTTCGCCTTATCTAAGAAATGGTGTCTTGGCTAAGGGCACGAATTATGAAGCGACAGAATTTGAATTCAATCAGGCTATCGAATTTGCTGAGAAAGCACTTTCTGCCACGATGAGTTTTACGCCACGAGCCGTTGTTATTGATGTTGGCCAAATCGAAGGACAGGGTTGGTCTGTTGTTGAAGCCAATGCCGCTTGGGGATCCGGCATTTATGGGTGTAATCCTGATTTAGTTTTAGATGTGATACGTTGTTCCACAATACGAGTCTGA
- a CDS encoding TlpA disulfide reductase family protein yields the protein MSLKQFTTLLAIFGLMNFTIPTSQAAEDELLTIGSKAPAINVEHWVSDNDGKYEHVTDFKEGNVYIVEFWATWCGPCVASMPHISELQKKYADQDVQVISISDEPLETVNSFLAKAVRGDDSGKTYGELTSTYCLTTDPDGSVNKDYMQAAGQNGIPTAFLVGKTGLIEWIGHPMTMDEPLTQVVAGDWDRSAFAEQFVAKQKLDAGMQNVMVAYRSGDTEKAISLLEELMEIALDAQSKAQLESMKLQMLIQAGGEKGAKALKEVADTQDSPEVKNRLAWMIYQMSEQGQSDDVMIAAAVEITQKALEADPENAEIMDTRARLLHKQGKLEEALKVQRKAAEIGSDEPEAKKQIDSFLEQLEKEAKE from the coding sequence ATGTCACTCAAACAGTTCACCACACTGCTAGCCATATTTGGGCTGATGAACTTCACGATTCCCACATCCCAGGCAGCTGAGGATGAATTACTGACAATCGGATCAAAGGCCCCTGCCATCAATGTTGAACATTGGGTCTCCGATAACGATGGAAAGTATGAACATGTCACCGACTTCAAAGAGGGGAATGTCTACATCGTTGAATTCTGGGCAACATGGTGCGGACCTTGTGTCGCGAGCATGCCCCATATCAGCGAACTGCAAAAGAAGTATGCCGACCAAGACGTTCAGGTAATCAGTATTAGTGATGAGCCTCTTGAAACGGTCAATTCTTTTCTGGCGAAAGCTGTCCGTGGAGATGATTCTGGAAAAACATATGGAGAACTAACTTCGACTTACTGCCTGACAACTGACCCCGATGGATCGGTCAATAAAGATTACATGCAGGCAGCCGGGCAGAATGGAATTCCGACTGCGTTTCTGGTGGGCAAAACGGGATTGATTGAGTGGATCGGACATCCCATGACGATGGACGAGCCGCTGACTCAGGTGGTCGCTGGGGACTGGGACCGAAGTGCTTTTGCTGAGCAGTTTGTCGCCAAGCAGAAGTTAGATGCCGGAATGCAGAATGTGATGGTCGCTTATCGCTCAGGCGATACTGAAAAAGCCATCAGCCTGCTTGAAGAACTGATGGAGATTGCTCTGGATGCTCAATCCAAAGCTCAGCTGGAAAGTATGAAGCTTCAAATGCTGATTCAAGCCGGGGGAGAAAAAGGAGCCAAGGCTCTGAAAGAAGTGGCAGACACTCAGGATTCTCCTGAGGTTAAAAATCGCCTCGCCTGGATGATCTATCAAATGTCAGAACAAGGACAGTCGGATGATGTCATGATCGCTGCAGCTGTGGAGATTACTCAAAAGGCTCTGGAAGCAGATCCCGAAAATGCAGAAATCATGGACACCCGAGCGCGCTTACTCCATAAACAGGGAAAGCTGGAAGAAGCTTTGAAAGTTCAACGCAAAGCCGCTGAAATAGGATCTGATGAACCGGAAGCCAAAAAGCAGATCGACAGCTTTCTGGAACAACTGGAGAAAGAAGCCAAAGAATAA
- a CDS encoding RNA ligase family protein: MGTSHGDFTKYPRTPHLFGSKGTDDDKHLNEVESLRFLADDSLIVEEKIDGTNVGIHFLESGEMVLQCRGHLITEGMHPQYDLFKQWAAVKRNMLEQKLENRFILFGEWVYARHSILYQNLTHYFFEFDIYDKQQQLFLDLTQRLAMLADTGIETVPIIYTGSLKRDELDDLIGPSRFDSQFENPATNQNDNLMEGLYLRTEAEGAVTGRAKFVRPEFVEKIKQSTHWQHEQMVPNLLAENVDIWS; the protein is encoded by the coding sequence ATGGGAACCTCACACGGTGACTTCACCAAGTATCCCCGTACGCCTCATCTGTTTGGTTCGAAGGGGACTGATGACGATAAGCATTTGAACGAAGTGGAATCACTACGCTTTCTGGCGGATGATTCTTTGATCGTAGAAGAAAAGATCGATGGCACAAATGTCGGTATTCATTTTCTGGAATCTGGTGAGATGGTGCTGCAATGTCGAGGCCATCTCATTACTGAAGGGATGCATCCACAATACGATCTGTTCAAACAATGGGCAGCTGTAAAACGAAATATGCTTGAGCAGAAGTTGGAGAATCGTTTCATCCTTTTTGGAGAATGGGTGTATGCCAGACATTCGATACTCTATCAAAATTTGACTCATTATTTCTTCGAATTCGATATCTACGACAAACAGCAGCAATTATTTCTCGATTTGACTCAACGACTCGCCATGCTCGCTGATACTGGGATCGAGACCGTACCAATCATTTACACCGGTTCATTGAAACGTGATGAGTTGGATGATTTGATTGGCCCCTCTCGTTTTGACAGTCAATTCGAAAACCCAGCAACAAATCAGAACGATAATCTTATGGAGGGGCTTTATCTGCGAACAGAGGCCGAAGGGGCTGTTACAGGACGAGCGAAATTTGTGCGACCTGAATTTGTGGAAAAGATTAAGCAGAGCACACATTGGCAACATGAGCAGATGGTGCCGAATCTATTGGCCGAGAATGTGGATATCTGGTCATGA
- a CDS encoding SEC-C metal-binding domain-containing protein: protein MSKRRRGFPSEKQVKWGLRIVHGHKVLEEKLGRNDLCPCGSGQRFKKCCLKKGCF, encoded by the coding sequence ATGAGCAAACGCCGTCGGGGATTTCCTTCCGAAAAGCAGGTCAAATGGGGCCTGCGAATTGTCCACGGCCATAAAGTTCTGGAAGAAAAGCTCGGCAGAAACGACCTCTGCCCCTGCGGTTCCGGCCAACGCTTCAAAAAGTGCTGCCTGAAGAAAGGTTGCTTTTGA
- a CDS encoding AAA family ATPase, which produces MDSLGWLLLGLVVGAIVSVLVTRKLAQKEVSTENSVSHLLSSHFHPLPLNNITITERQFPFRMRADLQREIDRVFGGQIHIRHFCGVRNEYSHESVTLTGCISQSEHNPTISTPPEYEELDIGEDQPVRVLKNGLWLLEKEGLKFVVLLSPAGHYGQITGIQYQVGTPNTPEGTQIVQSFFNQLEESVLKAESYRGKILSLEESRHSYSGQSKGIKVHQLRHVERDQVILPEETISLLERNVIQFVKQRDQLSRFHQATRKGLLFYGPPGTGKTHTIHYLARALEGHTTLLISAEQVGLLGEYMTLARLLQPSIVIIEDVDLIARNRSNMNSACEEVMLNKLLNEMDGLNEEADILFILTTNRPETLEAALASRPGRIDQAIEFPLPDETGRMKLVQLYSQGLSLSEDNIKEITSRTAEVSAAFIKELLRRIVQFHIEANGIGEITHSNIDQALNEMLFQGGNLNLKLLGAANNQA; this is translated from the coding sequence ATGGATTCTCTGGGATGGCTATTACTAGGTCTGGTTGTGGGGGCAATCGTTTCCGTCCTCGTCACCAGGAAACTGGCTCAAAAAGAAGTGTCAACGGAAAACTCCGTGTCTCATCTATTGAGCAGCCACTTCCATCCTCTTCCTCTGAATAACATCACAATCACAGAACGGCAATTCCCGTTTCGAATGAGAGCCGACCTGCAACGGGAGATCGACCGCGTGTTTGGCGGTCAGATTCACATCCGTCATTTTTGCGGAGTTCGAAATGAATATTCTCATGAGTCAGTCACGCTTACGGGATGTATCTCTCAAAGTGAGCACAATCCAACCATTTCTACTCCTCCAGAATATGAAGAGCTGGATATTGGTGAAGACCAACCAGTTCGTGTCTTGAAAAATGGGTTGTGGCTACTCGAAAAAGAGGGCTTGAAATTTGTCGTTTTGCTGTCACCTGCTGGACATTATGGACAGATCACCGGAATTCAATATCAAGTCGGAACTCCTAATACTCCCGAAGGGACACAAATCGTACAGAGCTTTTTCAATCAATTGGAAGAGTCTGTGCTCAAAGCAGAATCCTACCGGGGAAAGATCCTTTCACTGGAAGAGTCCCGGCATTCTTATTCCGGACAATCCAAGGGGATCAAAGTGCATCAACTTCGACACGTTGAGCGAGATCAGGTGATTCTCCCTGAGGAGACGATTTCATTACTGGAACGCAATGTCATTCAGTTTGTGAAACAACGTGATCAACTTTCCCGTTTTCATCAGGCAACTCGCAAAGGATTACTCTTCTACGGGCCTCCGGGAACAGGAAAAACCCATACCATTCATTATCTCGCCCGAGCCCTTGAAGGTCATACGACACTACTCATCTCAGCCGAACAAGTGGGATTGTTAGGTGAATATATGACACTTGCCCGATTGTTACAGCCGAGCATCGTGATTATCGAAGATGTCGACCTGATCGCCCGGAATCGCAGCAACATGAACAGTGCTTGTGAAGAAGTCATGCTGAATAAACTTCTTAATGAAATGGATGGGCTGAATGAGGAAGCAGATATCCTGTTTATTCTGACGACGAATCGTCCGGAAACTCTTGAAGCGGCTCTGGCTTCACGACCTGGCCGAATTGACCAGGCGATCGAATTTCCACTTCCCGACGAAACTGGTCGTATGAAGCTTGTCCAACTCTATTCTCAAGGGCTTTCACTCTCGGAAGACAATATCAAAGAAATTACCAGCAGAACCGCTGAAGTTAGTGCTGCTTTCATCAAAGAGTTGCTCCGGCGTATCGTTCAATTTCATATTGAGGCGAATGGTATTGGTGAAATCACTCATTCCAACATCGACCAGGCACTCAATGAAATGTTGTTTCAGGGAGGGAATCTCAATCTGAAACTTCTGGGAGCAGCGAATAATCAAGCTTGA